In the Topomyia yanbarensis strain Yona2022 chromosome 3, ASM3024719v1, whole genome shotgun sequence genome, one interval contains:
- the LOC131687633 gene encoding uncharacterized protein LOC131687633 codes for MVWKPTVDLFTFDTSLKVDLETLLAQNIMPTKRLVLQLVMSLFDPYGFIAHFVVHRKILMQHIWRTGTDWDDEITTELYEMWNNWTCLLNRLDEVEVPRCFFGAASSKLPASIQLHLFVDASELTYACVAYLRIVQAGLVRCVLVAAKTKVAPLKPLSIPRLELQAGVIGCRLIDGICAALNLPIEGRYIWTDSTTVLAWIRSDSRRYHPYVAFRVGEILNSTNVDEWYHVPSKQNVADVATKWGNGPDFNPSSIWYTSTAFLYRPMVEWRKQAERQWTTNEELRAVFHHHRELRLSLIDVSRFSNWNRLLRAAAYVQRAVQKFRGQEISTKLTSEDLLRAENFLWRQVQRQSYADEYCTLQYNKQHSEVTPKQLDKCSDLYKESPFLDDAGVIRMNSRIGAAPTAPFEVKYPIILPKDRRLTHFLVDSYHRRFMHINNDTVFNEIRQRFRIPQLRPVIKRVVKNCQRCMNKKATPQPPMMAPLPEVRLTPHIRAFSYTGVDYFAPILVKQNRSLGKRWVALFTCLTIRAVHLEVVHSLSTQSCVMAIRRFVRRRGAPVAFYSDNGTCFKGSSNLLSEQIQNIHENCAETFTNARTSWHFNPPSAPHMGGSWERMVRSVKAAMAAVAEHTRHPTDEVLETVVLDAEAMVNSRPLTYVPLDDVDQEALTPNHFLLYGAQGVVQPRTAFVTEGSTLRDSWKLIQYLVDQCWRRWVREYLPTLTRRTKWYQPTKPLEPGDVVYVVDENKRNGWLRGRIIEVLAGRDGQVRRAVVQTTDGVLTRPTVKLALLDVRSNQEENVKEGSPELHGQGDVKNRREQTIRNVSSELSSNR; via the coding sequence ATGGTATGGAAACCCACCGTAGATCTGTTTACGTTCGACACGTCTCTAAAGGTGGATCTGGAGACGCTCTTAGCACAGAACATCATGCCAACAAAACGGCTGGTACTACAGCTGGTGATGTCATTGTTCGACCCGTACGGATTTATCGCCCATTTCGTCGTTCACAGAAAAATCCTGATGCAGCATATTTGGAGAACTGGCACAGATTGGGACGATGAAATTACGACAGAATTATACGAAATGTGGAATAATTGGACTTGTCTACTAAATCGGCTGGATGAGGTCGAAGTTCCTCGTTGTTTCTTCGGCGCAGCAAGCAGTAAGCTGCCCGCTAGCATTCAGTTACATCTCTTCGTCGACGCGAGTGAGCTTACGTATGCATGTGTGGCTTACCTTCGAATCGTTCAAGCTGGGTTAGTTCGCTGTGTTTTGGTAGCTGCAAAAACCAAGGTAGCGCCATTGAAGCCGCTCTCTATTCCGCGGCTCGAATTACAGGCTGGCGTGATAGGTTGTCGCTTGATCGATGGAATATGTGCAGCGTTGAATCTCCCAATCGAAGGGCGATATATATGGACAGATTCTACAACGGTGCTAGCCTGGATCAGATCCGACAGCCGCCGTTATCATCCGTATGTGGCGTTCCGGGTCGGCGAAATCTTGAATAGCACCAACGTCGACGAATGGTACCACGTACCCTCCAAACAGAACGTTGCTGATGTAGCCACAAAGTGGGGAAATGGACCGGACTTCAATCCAAGTAGCATATGGTACACCTCGACAGCGTTTCTATACCGGCCGATGGTGGAGTGGCGGAAGCAAGCCGAGAGACAGTGGACTACGAATGAAGAACTTCGCGCAGTATTTCACCACCACAGAGAACTACGATTGTCGTTGATTGATGTTAGCAGGTTTTCAAATTGGAATCGATTGCTGCGAGCAGCAGCATACGTACAACGAGCAGTGCAGAAGTTCCGTGGACAAGAGATCTCAACAAAGTTGACCAGCGAGGATCTACTGCGGGCCGAGAACTTTCTTTGGCGACAAGTGCAGCGCCAATCCTATGCCGACGAATATTGTACGCTGCAATACAACAAGCAACACTCCGAAGTAACACCGAAGCAGCTCGATAAGTGTAGCGATCTGTACAAGGAATCACCATTCTTGGACGATGCAGGGGTGATCAGGATGAACAGCCGAATTGGGGCTGCACCTACCGCCCCATTTGAAGTTAAGTATCCAATCATCTTGCCAAAAGATCGCCGTTTAACGCACTTCCTTGTTGATAGCTACCATCGACGCTTCATGCACATCAATAACGATACGGTATTCAACGAGATTCGACAGCGGTTCAGAATTCCGCAACTGCGTCCAGTCATCAAGCGTGTCGTCAAAAATTGCCAGCGTTGCATGAATAAGAAAGCAACGCCCCAGCCGCCGATGATGGCGCCACTTCCAGAGGTTCGGCTTACACCACATATTCGTGCATTCAGCTACACCGGCGTAGACTACTTCGCTCCAATTCTGGTTAAGCAGAATCGCAGTTTGGGGAAACGCTGGGTTGCGCTCTTTACATGCCTCACTATACGTGCGGTCCACCTGGAGGTTGTCCACAGTCTGTCCACACAGTCTTGCGTGATGGCGATTCGTCGATTCGTGAGGCGGAGAGGTGCCCCAGTAGCATTCTACTCCGACAACGGTACGTGCTTCAAGGGGTCCAGTAATCTACTATCAGAACAGATACAGAACATCCATGAGAACTGCGCAGAGACGTTCACGAACGCAAGAACCAGTTGGCACTTCAACCCACCATCAGCACCACATATGGGTGGATCCTGGGAGCGGATGGTCCGCTCCGTCAAAGCAGCTATGGCAGCCGTCGCAGAACATACTCGTCATCCTACAGATGAGGTGCTAGAGACGGTTGTGCTGGACGCGGAAGCGATGGTTAACTCGCGACCGCTAACTTACGTTCCGCTAGACGACGTCGACCAAGAGGCCCTCACACCTAATCACTTCTTGCTTTACGGTGCTCAAGGTGTCGTCCAGCCAAGAACAGCATTCGTGACTGAAGGATCAACACTCCGGGACAGCTGGAAGCTCATCCAGTACTTGGTGGACCAATGTTGGAGAAGATGGGTTCGTGAGTATCTGCCGACATTGACCAGACGCACCAAGTGGTACCAACCGACTAAACCTTTGGAACCCGGAGACGTAGTTTACGTAGTCGACGAGAATAAACGCAACGGATGGCTAAGAGGACGGATCATCGAGGTGTTAGCAGGAAGAGATGGACAAGTCCGGAGAGCTGTGGTACAGACCACGGACGGTGTCCTCACTCGGCCGACAGTGAAGCTAGCACTGTTGGATGTTCGGTCAAACCAAGAGGAGAATGTGAAAGAGGGATCTCCGGAACTACACGGGCAGGGGGATGTTAAAAACCGCCGTGAACAAACGATCCGTAACGTAAGTTCCGAACTGTCATCGAACCGATAA